In Bacillota bacterium, the following proteins share a genomic window:
- a CDS encoding YkuS family protein: MVKREQLIAVEDSLTNIKHALEQEGYQTVDLTKAKIAQAQAIVVSGRDSNVMQMEDLVNSVPVIDAKGKTADEVLRQLSSRLLS; the protein is encoded by the coding sequence ATGGTCAAACGGGAACAATTGATCGCTGTTGAAGACAGCCTGACTAACATTAAACATGCCTTAGAACAGGAAGGTTATCAAACGGTGGACCTGACCAAAGCGAAAATCGCCCAGGCTCAGGCGATTGTGGTGAGCGGAAGAGACAGTAACGTCATGCAGATGGAGGATTTGGTAAACAGCGTCCCGGTTATTGATGCTAAAGGCAAGACCGCGGATGAAGTGCTACGGCAACTCAGCAGCCGC